From one Leifsonia sp. 1010 genomic stretch:
- a CDS encoding hotdog fold thioesterase, which produces MTEDALAYVQQRGLGRLAEKMGIEIVEFSIERSVARMPVEGNTQPADLLHGGAYVVLGESLGSMSANLYAGEGRLAVGIEINASHTRSATSGYVTGVCTPIHLGRTLTTHEIAVTDDRGRRCSTIRITNLIKDL; this is translated from the coding sequence ATGACCGAAGACGCGCTCGCGTACGTGCAGCAGAGGGGGCTCGGCCGGCTGGCCGAGAAGATGGGGATCGAGATCGTCGAGTTCAGCATCGAGCGCTCCGTCGCGCGCATGCCGGTCGAGGGGAACACCCAGCCCGCGGACCTCCTGCACGGCGGTGCGTACGTCGTCCTCGGCGAGTCGCTCGGCTCGATGTCGGCCAACCTCTACGCCGGCGAAGGACGCCTGGCGGTCGGGATCGAGATCAACGCATCGCACACGCGCTCGGCGACGAGTGGCTACGTGACCGGCGTGTGCACGCCCATCCATCTGGGCCGGACGCTGACGACGCACGAGATCGCCGTCACCGATGACCGCGGGCGCCGCTGCTCCACGATCCGCATCACGAACCTGATCAAAGACCTCTAG
- a CDS encoding co-chaperone YbbN, giving the protein MTTIESVTDATFQEAVLAAPGTTVVEFWAEWCGPCRALSPILQQLQEEHADRIRIVKINADENMESTVAYKALALPVMKVFRDGEVVKTIIGAKPKPAMEMELAPFL; this is encoded by the coding sequence ATGACCACGATCGAGAGCGTCACCGACGCCACTTTCCAGGAGGCCGTGCTCGCCGCCCCGGGCACCACCGTCGTCGAGTTCTGGGCGGAATGGTGCGGTCCGTGCCGGGCGCTGAGCCCGATCCTGCAGCAGCTGCAGGAGGAGCACGCCGACCGCATCCGCATCGTCAAGATCAACGCGGACGAGAACATGGAGAGCACGGTCGCCTACAAGGCGCTCGCGCTGCCGGTGATGAAGGTGTTCCGCGACGGCGAGGTGGTGAAGACGATCATCGGGGCGAAGCCGAAGCCTGCGATGGAGATGGAGCTCGCGCCGTTCCTGTGA
- a CDS encoding ANTAR domain-containing response regulator, with the protein MTDQESTTTAPRRVVVAEDESLIRLDIVEILRDNGFEVVGEAGDGETAVALATELRPDLVIMDVKMPQLDGISAAERLSKDHIAPVVLLTAFSQKELVERATEAGALAYVVKPFTPNDLLPAIEIALARYQQIIALEAEVSDMVQRFETRKLVDRAKGLLNEKMGLSEPEAFRWIQKASMDRRLTMHDVAQAIIEQLAPKK; encoded by the coding sequence GTGACTGACCAGGAATCCACCACCACCGCACCCCGCCGCGTCGTCGTGGCGGAGGACGAATCGCTCATCCGCCTCGACATCGTCGAGATCCTGCGCGACAACGGTTTCGAGGTCGTCGGAGAGGCCGGAGACGGCGAGACGGCGGTCGCCCTCGCGACCGAGCTGCGGCCCGACCTGGTCATCATGGACGTCAAGATGCCGCAGCTCGACGGCATCTCCGCGGCCGAGCGCCTGTCGAAGGACCACATCGCGCCCGTCGTGCTGCTGACCGCGTTCAGCCAGAAGGAGCTCGTCGAGCGCGCGACCGAGGCCGGTGCGCTCGCCTACGTGGTGAAGCCGTTCACGCCGAACGACCTGCTGCCCGCCATCGAGATCGCTCTCGCGCGCTACCAGCAGATCATCGCGCTCGAGGCCGAGGTCTCCGACATGGTGCAGCGCTTCGAGACCCGTAAGCTGGTCGACCGCGCGAAGGGCCTCCTCAACGAGAAGATGGGCCTCAGCGAGCCGGAGGCGTTCCGCTGGATCCAGAAGGCGTCGATGGACCGCCGCCTCACCATGCACGATGTCGCACAGGCGATCATCGAGCAGCTCGCGCCCAAGAAGTAA
- a CDS encoding FBP domain-containing protein, translating to MEILSPQQIRESFVNCSRSEAEELPLPPGLHEVDWARREYLGWRDPRLPQRGFVVIPTADGPVGIVLRASEASMRSHVPSMCGWCQDVHLTNDVWFWSARRAGQPGRNGDTVGTHVCGAFECSANVRRTPPPSYVGFDADQVVEDRIAGLAERARRFAATVVGARI from the coding sequence ATGGAGATCCTGAGCCCGCAGCAGATCCGCGAGTCGTTCGTCAACTGCTCCCGCAGCGAAGCAGAAGAGCTTCCGCTTCCCCCGGGGCTGCACGAGGTGGATTGGGCCAGACGCGAGTACCTCGGCTGGCGCGACCCGCGGCTCCCGCAGCGCGGGTTCGTGGTCATCCCGACGGCGGACGGACCGGTCGGCATCGTGCTCCGCGCTTCTGAGGCCTCCATGCGGTCACATGTGCCGTCGATGTGCGGCTGGTGCCAGGACGTGCACCTCACCAACGACGTCTGGTTCTGGTCGGCGCGCCGCGCCGGTCAGCCGGGCCGCAACGGCGACACCGTGGGGACGCACGTCTGCGGCGCCTTCGAGTGCAGCGCCAACGTGCGGCGCACCCCGCCGCCGTCGTACGTGGGATTCGACGCCGACCAGGTGGTCGAGGACCGCATCGCCGGCCTCGCCGAGCGCGCCCGGCGGTTCGCCGCGACCGTGGTCGGCGCCCGCATCTGA
- the polA gene encoding DNA polymerase I, protein MSDSEKPTLLVVDGHSLAFRAFYALPVDSFVNREGQHTNAIHGFIAMFINLLQQQKPTHLAVAFDISRYSFRTREYPEYKGTRGETPSEFAGQVPLLEEALHAMNVTTIAKEDYEADDILATLARRGVEEGYKVLLVSGDRDTIQLVNDDVTLLYPNVRGVSELKVYDPAAVREKYGIEPNQYPEIAALVGETSDNLIGIDKVGEKTAVKWVQQYGTVENIVAHADEIKGVVGQNLRDQKENALRNRRLNQLLDDVELPIALDDLERKPLNENAVRDIFARLQFKTLLDRLMKIAGEEGMLDGAMSVAEVGDAGAVSAPVVRTMVDEELANWLAKASADDTAVAVQLEVGPAGITGFGLAAADDTVYVPWVAGRKDYEALEQWLASSAPKYFFHAKPQFKALSRAGFVVDGLAFDTRIASWLVKPGAAPQSLAEQVYEVLGETLPVSDPNQLVPINDAVSPATEAWYIRRVAEGQMIALDEGTRAVLDDIELPLVAVLAEMELNGVAMDSEVLARLRGQLTDKANDYAAQAYAQIGHEINLGSPKQLQQVLFEELGMPKTRATKTGYSTDAGSLADLQEKNPHPFLGLLLQHRDATKLKQIVETLERSVEVDGRIHTTYDQTGTSTGRISSNDPNLQNIPIRTEEGREIRSAFRHGEGFETLLTADYSQIEMRIMAHLSEDPGLIEAFNAGEDLHRFVGARVFGVDPSEVTSAMRTKVKAMSYGLAYGLSAFGLSKQLRIETSEARQLMTDYFERFGAVRDYLRNVVEQARVDGFTETIFGRRRPFADLTSTNRVLRENAERQALNAPIQGSAADIMKVAMLGIAGDIIDQSLESRMLLQVHDELIFEVAPGEWDALEAIVRARMAGAADLRVPLDVQVGRGSNWDAAAH, encoded by the coding sequence GTGTCAGACTCCGAAAAGCCTACCCTCCTCGTCGTCGACGGCCATTCGCTCGCTTTCCGGGCCTTCTACGCACTGCCGGTGGACAGCTTCGTCAACCGCGAGGGTCAGCACACCAACGCGATCCACGGCTTCATCGCGATGTTCATCAACCTGCTCCAGCAGCAGAAGCCGACCCACCTCGCGGTAGCGTTCGACATCTCCCGCTACTCGTTCCGCACGCGCGAATATCCGGAGTACAAGGGCACCCGCGGCGAGACGCCGTCGGAGTTCGCCGGCCAGGTCCCGCTGCTCGAAGAAGCCCTCCACGCGATGAACGTCACGACCATCGCGAAGGAGGATTACGAGGCCGACGACATCCTCGCCACGCTCGCCCGCCGCGGTGTGGAGGAGGGCTACAAGGTCCTCCTCGTCTCGGGCGACCGCGACACCATCCAGCTGGTCAACGACGACGTGACCCTGTTGTACCCGAACGTGCGGGGAGTCTCCGAGCTGAAGGTCTACGACCCCGCTGCCGTGCGCGAGAAGTACGGCATCGAGCCGAACCAGTACCCCGAGATCGCCGCCCTGGTGGGCGAGACGAGCGACAACCTCATCGGCATCGACAAGGTCGGCGAGAAGACCGCCGTCAAGTGGGTGCAGCAGTACGGCACGGTCGAGAACATCGTCGCGCACGCCGACGAGATCAAGGGCGTCGTCGGGCAGAACCTGCGCGACCAGAAGGAGAACGCTCTCCGCAACCGGAGGCTGAACCAGCTGCTCGACGACGTCGAGCTGCCGATCGCGCTCGACGACCTGGAGCGCAAGCCGCTCAACGAGAACGCCGTGCGCGACATCTTCGCGCGCCTGCAGTTCAAGACCCTCCTCGACCGTCTGATGAAGATCGCGGGGGAGGAGGGGATGCTCGACGGCGCCATGTCCGTCGCCGAGGTGGGCGACGCCGGTGCGGTCAGCGCCCCGGTCGTGCGCACGATGGTCGACGAGGAGCTCGCGAACTGGCTGGCGAAGGCGTCGGCGGACGACACGGCGGTCGCCGTCCAGCTCGAGGTCGGTCCGGCCGGCATCACGGGCTTCGGCCTCGCCGCGGCCGACGACACCGTGTACGTGCCGTGGGTCGCGGGCCGCAAGGACTACGAAGCGCTCGAGCAGTGGCTGGCGAGCAGCGCGCCCAAGTACTTCTTCCACGCGAAGCCGCAGTTCAAGGCGCTCAGCCGTGCCGGGTTCGTGGTCGACGGTCTGGCGTTCGACACGCGGATCGCGTCGTGGCTCGTGAAGCCGGGAGCCGCGCCGCAGTCGTTGGCCGAGCAGGTGTACGAGGTGCTCGGCGAGACGCTGCCGGTCTCGGACCCGAACCAGCTCGTCCCGATCAACGACGCCGTGAGCCCCGCGACCGAGGCGTGGTACATCCGCCGGGTCGCCGAGGGGCAGATGATCGCGCTCGACGAGGGCACCCGCGCAGTTCTCGACGACATCGAGTTGCCGCTCGTCGCCGTGCTCGCCGAGATGGAGCTCAACGGCGTCGCGATGGACTCCGAGGTGCTCGCGCGCCTTCGCGGGCAGCTGACCGACAAGGCCAACGACTACGCCGCGCAGGCATACGCGCAGATCGGCCACGAGATCAACCTCGGCTCGCCGAAGCAGCTCCAGCAGGTGCTCTTCGAGGAGCTCGGGATGCCGAAGACGCGGGCGACGAAGACCGGCTACTCGACCGACGCCGGCTCGCTGGCCGACCTGCAGGAGAAGAACCCGCATCCGTTCCTCGGGCTCCTGCTGCAGCACCGTGACGCCACGAAGCTCAAGCAGATCGTGGAGACGCTGGAGCGCTCGGTCGAGGTGGATGGACGCATCCACACCACCTACGACCAGACCGGGACGAGCACCGGCCGCATCTCCTCGAACGACCCCAACCTCCAGAACATCCCGATCCGCACGGAGGAGGGCCGCGAGATCCGCTCGGCGTTCCGCCACGGCGAGGGATTCGAGACGCTGCTCACCGCCGACTACTCGCAGATCGAGATGCGGATCATGGCGCACCTGTCGGAGGACCCGGGCCTCATCGAGGCCTTCAACGCGGGGGAGGACCTGCACCGCTTCGTCGGCGCGCGCGTCTTCGGCGTCGACCCGTCCGAGGTGACGTCCGCGATGCGCACGAAGGTCAAGGCGATGTCGTACGGCCTCGCGTACGGCCTCAGCGCGTTCGGCCTCTCCAAGCAGCTGCGCATCGAGACCTCCGAGGCGCGGCAGCTGATGACCGACTACTTCGAGCGCTTCGGCGCGGTGCGCGACTACCTGCGCAACGTCGTCGAGCAGGCGCGCGTCGACGGCTTCACCGAGACGATCTTCGGCCGTCGCCGTCCGTTCGCCGACCTCACCTCCACCAACCGGGTGCTCCGCGAGAACGCGGAACGGCAGGCGCTGAACGCGCCCATCCAGGGTTCCGCGGCCGACATCATGAAGGTCGCGATGCTCGGGATCGCCGGCGACATCATCGATCAGAGCCTCGAGTCGCGCATGCTGCTGCAGGTGCACGACGAGCTCATCTTCGAGGTGGCCCCCGGCGAGTGGGATGCGCTGGAGGCGATCGTGCGCGCCCGCATGGCCGGGGCGGCCGACCTCCGGGTGCCGCTCGACGTGCAGGTGGGCCGGGGTTCGAACTGGGACGCCGCCGCTCACTGA
- a CDS encoding DUF885 domain-containing protein gives MTNDQKREPTPVDTIAEEWVDTQLELYPEFHVWLGRPGREGEYADYSPAGAEHAIGKVRETLARIEAAEPVDDIDRVTKMDLTRELQLTVEKHEAGFAQRDLNVIASPPQELRDIFDLVPTDTEDDWANVAKRLHNLPAAMNGYIETLRSGIAAGNVPAIRQVREVLAQARKQVADTGFFYEFTADAKPLNGALPESLKGDLADGAKEAAQAYATLADFFENELAQHAPEKDAVGRELYALASRSFLGATVDLDETYEWGIEELARMRAEQESIAREIKPGATVLEAIEFLDGDASRKLHGTDALQRWMQETSDRAIEELGKSHFDIPAEIRRLECMIAPTQEGGIYYTGPSDDFSRAGRMWWSVPEGVTEFDTWRELTTVYHEGVPGHHLQIAQATYNKAQLNSWRRIAGTSGHAEGWALYAERLMEQLGYLDDPADRLGMLDGQRMRAARVVLDIGVHLEKPLPDGSRPWTGEDAFPFLRENVNMNDGFVRFEVNRYLGWPGQAPSYKIGQRIWEQLRDEYARREGASFDIKAFHKKALDIGGVGLDTLKAALLD, from the coding sequence ATGACCAACGATCAGAAGCGCGAACCCACTCCGGTCGACACGATCGCCGAGGAGTGGGTCGACACCCAGCTCGAGTTGTACCCGGAGTTCCACGTGTGGCTCGGCCGCCCCGGCCGCGAGGGCGAGTACGCCGATTACTCGCCGGCCGGCGCCGAGCACGCCATCGGCAAAGTCCGCGAGACCCTCGCCCGCATCGAAGCGGCCGAGCCCGTCGACGACATCGACCGGGTGACGAAGATGGATCTCACGCGAGAACTGCAGCTCACCGTCGAGAAGCACGAGGCGGGTTTCGCCCAGCGCGACCTCAACGTGATCGCCTCGCCGCCGCAGGAGCTCCGCGACATCTTCGACCTGGTGCCGACCGACACCGAAGACGACTGGGCCAACGTCGCCAAGCGTCTCCACAACCTCCCGGCCGCAATGAACGGCTATATCGAGACCCTGCGCAGCGGCATCGCAGCCGGCAACGTGCCGGCGATCCGCCAGGTGCGCGAGGTGCTCGCCCAGGCGCGCAAGCAGGTGGCCGACACGGGCTTCTTCTACGAGTTCACCGCCGACGCGAAGCCGCTGAACGGCGCACTCCCCGAGTCGCTCAAGGGCGATCTGGCCGACGGCGCGAAGGAGGCCGCGCAGGCGTACGCCACGCTGGCCGACTTCTTCGAGAACGAGCTCGCGCAGCACGCCCCCGAGAAGGACGCCGTCGGGCGCGAGCTCTATGCGCTCGCCTCCCGCAGCTTCCTCGGCGCCACCGTCGACCTCGACGAGACATACGAGTGGGGCATCGAGGAGCTCGCCCGCATGCGTGCGGAGCAGGAGTCGATCGCGCGCGAGATCAAGCCGGGAGCGACCGTCCTCGAGGCCATCGAGTTCCTCGACGGCGACGCGAGCCGCAAGCTGCACGGGACCGACGCGCTGCAGCGCTGGATGCAGGAGACGAGCGACCGGGCCATCGAAGAGCTCGGCAAGTCGCACTTCGACATCCCCGCCGAGATCCGCCGTCTCGAGTGCATGATCGCGCCGACGCAGGAAGGCGGCATCTATTACACCGGTCCGAGCGACGACTTCTCGCGCGCGGGGCGGATGTGGTGGAGCGTCCCCGAGGGCGTTACCGAGTTCGACACCTGGCGCGAGCTGACGACCGTCTATCACGAGGGCGTTCCCGGCCACCACCTGCAGATCGCGCAGGCGACCTACAACAAGGCGCAGCTCAACTCGTGGCGTCGCATCGCCGGCACCTCGGGGCACGCGGAGGGCTGGGCGCTCTACGCCGAGCGGCTGATGGAGCAGCTGGGCTACCTCGACGACCCGGCGGACCGGCTCGGGATGCTCGACGGGCAGCGCATGCGCGCGGCGCGCGTCGTGCTCGACATCGGCGTGCACCTCGAGAAGCCGCTGCCGGACGGCTCGCGTCCGTGGACCGGAGAGGACGCCTTCCCGTTCCTCCGCGAGAACGTCAACATGAACGACGGGTTCGTCCGCTTCGAGGTCAACCGCTACCTGGGCTGGCCCGGGCAGGCTCCGTCGTACAAGATCGGTCAGCGCATCTGGGAGCAGCTGCGCGACGAGTACGCCCGCCGCGAGGGCGCCTCGTTCGACATCAAGGCGTTCCACAAGAAGGCCCTCGACATCGGCGGCGTCGGCCTCGACACGCTGAAGGCTGCGCTGCTCGACTGA
- a CDS encoding hydrolase: protein MTASGEEPPERCPICEDERQYVPPTGQEWTTLQRLQREGERVVVVELEPDLYGLRSEPKVGIGQQGILLRTPDGNLLWDPPGYVDEAAAAAVQDLGGVAVIATSHPHMFGAQVTWSRMLGDPPVLVNAADRHWVQREDPAIQSWTGEEEVLPGVLLRTVGGHFPGSAVVHWDRGVVLSGDTVFPGPSQRWVTFQRSFPNDIPLSAAVVRRIADMLCDRPFERMYGNLGNVIPRDARDAVLRSADRYIGWVSGAFDHLT, encoded by the coding sequence ATGACGGCGTCGGGGGAGGAGCCCCCGGAGCGCTGCCCGATCTGCGAGGACGAGCGGCAGTACGTGCCGCCGACCGGCCAGGAGTGGACGACGCTGCAGCGGTTGCAGCGCGAGGGCGAGCGCGTCGTGGTCGTCGAACTGGAGCCCGACCTGTACGGGCTGCGCAGCGAGCCGAAGGTCGGGATCGGGCAGCAGGGCATCCTGCTGCGCACCCCCGACGGCAACCTGCTCTGGGACCCGCCGGGCTACGTCGACGAGGCGGCGGCAGCCGCCGTGCAGGACCTGGGCGGGGTCGCCGTCATCGCGACCAGCCACCCGCACATGTTCGGCGCGCAGGTGACCTGGTCTCGGATGCTCGGCGACCCGCCGGTGCTGGTCAACGCGGCCGACCGCCACTGGGTGCAGCGGGAGGATCCGGCCATCCAGTCCTGGACCGGAGAGGAGGAGGTGCTCCCCGGCGTCCTGCTGCGGACGGTCGGCGGCCACTTCCCGGGGAGTGCGGTCGTGCACTGGGACCGCGGGGTCGTGCTCAGCGGCGACACGGTGTTCCCCGGGCCGTCGCAGCGGTGGGTGACCTTCCAGCGCAGCTTCCCCAACGACATCCCGCTGTCGGCAGCGGTCGTCCGACGGATCGCCGACATGCTCTGCGACCGGCCGTTCGAGCGGATGTACGGCAACCTCGGCAACGTCATCCCGCGGGATGCGCGCGACGCGGTGCTGCGATCGGCCGACCGCTACATCGGGTGGGTGAGCGGGGCGTTCGACCACCTCACCTGA
- a CDS encoding DUF4166 domain-containing protein, with the protein MTSPYRAALGAAFDELHPRLRAYFDAIPAGAVGRGSGVFETVGTPRRWLWPVLAVFARSHVMFPVWEREVPFTVENRAVTAPDGSPAVAATRWFALRSGAATMVDEIGVRRGVVIDRLGDPVRAEARFAATVRDGGLRLRSTAVWLVLGGRRLRIPNPFAPVVVLTERWDDQHEHQRVSITVHAPLIGRIYQYRGRFRYAIEPGGPADVAGRATQTDTPEKKEGGERSE; encoded by the coding sequence GTGACCTCCCCGTACCGTGCCGCGCTGGGCGCGGCGTTCGATGAGCTGCATCCGCGACTGCGGGCGTACTTCGACGCCATCCCGGCCGGCGCGGTCGGGCGGGGGAGCGGCGTGTTCGAGACGGTGGGCACGCCGCGCCGGTGGCTGTGGCCGGTACTGGCGGTGTTCGCCCGATCGCACGTCATGTTCCCCGTGTGGGAGCGCGAGGTGCCCTTCACCGTCGAGAACCGCGCGGTCACCGCGCCCGACGGTTCGCCCGCCGTCGCGGCCACGCGATGGTTCGCACTCCGGTCCGGTGCGGCGACCATGGTGGACGAGATCGGCGTCCGTCGAGGAGTGGTGATCGACCGGCTCGGCGATCCGGTGCGTGCAGAGGCGCGGTTCGCCGCCACCGTGCGGGACGGCGGACTCCGGCTCCGCTCCACCGCGGTCTGGCTGGTGCTCGGAGGGCGGCGCCTGCGCATCCCGAACCCGTTCGCTCCGGTCGTCGTCCTGACCGAGCGGTGGGACGACCAGCACGAGCACCAGCGGGTCTCGATCACCGTGCACGCGCCGCTGATCGGGCGGATCTACCAGTACCGCGGCCGGTTCCGCTACGCGATCGAGCCGGGCGGTCCGGCGGATGTTGCGGGGCGAGCAACGCAGACAGATACACCAGAGAAGAAAGAAGGGGGGGAGCGGTCGGAGTGA
- a CDS encoding LLM class flavin-dependent oxidoreductase — translation MDVKRIGFLSFGHYQPIPGSVSRTAADALHQAIDLAVAADELGADGAFFRVHHFAPQLASPFPLLAAIGARTSRIEIGTAVIDMRYENPLYMAEDAAAADLIADGRLQLGVSRGSPETALRGSESFGYVPAEGESDADMARRHTELFRAAISGAGVAEANPAMTGGQRGALAIEPQSPGLPDRIWWGAGTRATAVWAAEQGMNLMSSTLLTEDTGVPFSDLQAEQLQQYRDAWKAAGWEREPRVSVSRSILPITTDLDRRYFGASAIADRHDQVGHLDGGLARFGKSYVGEPERIVEELREDAAVADADTLLVTVPNQLGVEYNAHLLETIVTQIAPALGWRD, via the coding sequence GTGGATGTGAAACGCATCGGGTTCCTCAGCTTCGGGCACTACCAGCCCATCCCCGGCTCCGTGTCGCGCACCGCCGCGGACGCCCTCCATCAGGCGATCGACCTCGCCGTCGCCGCGGATGAGCTGGGGGCCGACGGCGCCTTCTTCCGCGTGCACCACTTCGCGCCGCAGCTGGCGTCGCCGTTCCCGCTGCTCGCCGCTATCGGCGCGCGCACGTCGCGCATCGAGATCGGCACGGCGGTGATCGACATGCGGTACGAGAACCCGCTCTACATGGCGGAGGATGCGGCCGCGGCCGACCTGATCGCCGACGGCCGGCTGCAGCTCGGCGTCAGCCGCGGGTCACCTGAGACCGCGCTGCGCGGTTCCGAGTCCTTCGGGTACGTGCCCGCGGAGGGCGAGTCGGATGCGGACATGGCGCGGCGCCACACCGAGCTGTTCCGCGCGGCCATCTCCGGCGCGGGTGTCGCCGAGGCGAACCCGGCGATGACGGGCGGACAGCGCGGCGCGCTGGCGATCGAGCCGCAGTCGCCCGGACTCCCTGACCGGATCTGGTGGGGCGCCGGCACCCGCGCTACCGCCGTGTGGGCCGCCGAGCAGGGCATGAACCTGATGAGCTCGACGCTGCTGACGGAGGACACCGGTGTGCCGTTCTCCGACCTCCAGGCGGAGCAGCTGCAGCAGTATCGCGACGCGTGGAAGGCCGCGGGCTGGGAGCGCGAACCGCGCGTGTCGGTCAGCCGCAGCATCCTGCCGATCACGACCGACCTCGACCGTCGCTACTTCGGCGCCTCAGCGATCGCCGACCGTCACGACCAGGTCGGCCACCTCGACGGCGGGCTGGCGCGCTTCGGCAAGAGCTACGTGGGCGAGCCCGAGCGGATCGTGGAGGAGCTGCGCGAGGATGCGGCGGTCGCCGACGCGGACACCCTGCTGGTGACCGTGCCGAACCAGCTGGGCGTCGAGTACAACGCCCACCTGCTGGAGACGATCGTCACCCAGATCGCTCCGGCGCTGGGCTGGCGCGACTGA
- a CDS encoding DUF1731 domain-containing protein, which produces MNERIVIAGASGFVGQYLEEHYRSVGSEVILVGRSGPDVRWDDADGLRRAVTGAVAVINLAGKSVNCRYGDANRAEIFRSRLATTRAMREAIAASDAPPPVWFNASTATIYRHAEDRPMTESTGELGSGFSVEVAKAWEHELFEGDLPGTRRVALRMAIVLGDGSALTPLVNLTRFGLGGPQVDGRWFATTARRNAGTFHEFRARGGRQRFSWVHIADVLGAIEFLRGRPDLDGPVNIAAPHPTDNRTLMAELRRLLGRPIGLPAHRWMLELGSIAIRTETELVLKSRWVVPERLLDAGYEFAYPELGRALRDILSDRGLLHASAAG; this is translated from the coding sequence GTGAACGAACGCATCGTCATAGCCGGGGCATCCGGATTCGTCGGGCAGTACCTGGAGGAGCACTACCGCTCGGTGGGTTCGGAGGTCATCCTGGTCGGCCGCAGCGGGCCCGACGTGCGCTGGGACGACGCCGACGGCCTGCGCAGAGCGGTCACCGGTGCCGTCGCGGTGATCAACCTCGCGGGCAAGAGCGTGAATTGCCGCTACGGCGATGCCAACCGGGCCGAGATCTTCCGCTCCCGGCTCGCCACCACCCGGGCGATGCGGGAGGCGATCGCCGCGAGCGACGCACCGCCGCCGGTCTGGTTCAACGCCTCCACGGCGACCATCTACCGCCACGCGGAAGACCGCCCGATGACCGAGTCCACCGGCGAGCTCGGCTCCGGCTTCTCTGTCGAGGTCGCGAAGGCCTGGGAGCACGAGCTGTTCGAGGGCGACCTCCCGGGCACCCGTCGCGTCGCGCTGCGCATGGCCATCGTCCTCGGCGACGGCAGCGCACTCACGCCGCTCGTCAACCTCACCCGGTTCGGGCTGGGCGGCCCCCAGGTGGACGGCCGCTGGTTCGCCACGACCGCACGCCGGAACGCCGGAACGTTCCACGAGTTCCGGGCGCGCGGCGGACGGCAGCGGTTCAGCTGGGTGCACATCGCCGACGTGCTCGGCGCGATCGAGTTCCTGCGCGGCCGGCCCGACCTCGACGGGCCGGTCAACATCGCGGCGCCGCACCCCACCGACAACCGCACGCTGATGGCGGAGCTGCGCCGTCTGCTCGGCCGTCCCATCGGTCTCCCGGCCCACCGGTGGATGCTCGAACTCGGCTCGATCGCGATCCGCACGGAGACCGAACTGGTGCTGAAGAGCCGCTGGGTCGTGCCCGAACGGCTGCTCGACGCCGGCTACGAATTCGCCTACCCCGAGCTCGGGCGGGCCCTGCGCGACATCCTCTCCGACCGCGGCTTGCTGCACGCCTCCGCGGCCGGGTAG
- a CDS encoding VOC family protein has product MQKVTSFLWFESGVEEAAQLYTSLIPDSEILEVQRFGEGMPDGLVVLRFTLAGVEYQAMNTGPADGFTEAFSLSVLCDDQAEVDRLWEALTADGGEESMCGWLKDRWGVSWQIVPRRLIALQSDPDRARAARANQAMLGMRKLDIAALEAAADGR; this is encoded by the coding sequence ATGCAGAAGGTCACGTCGTTCCTGTGGTTCGAGAGCGGGGTGGAGGAGGCGGCCCAGCTGTACACGTCCCTCATCCCGGATTCGGAAATCCTCGAGGTGCAGCGTTTCGGCGAGGGGATGCCGGACGGCCTGGTCGTGCTGCGCTTCACGCTCGCCGGCGTCGAGTACCAGGCGATGAACACCGGCCCCGCCGATGGCTTCACCGAGGCGTTCTCGCTGTCGGTGCTGTGCGACGACCAGGCCGAGGTCGACCGGCTGTGGGAGGCGCTCACGGCGGACGGCGGCGAGGAGAGCATGTGCGGCTGGCTGAAGGACCGCTGGGGCGTCAGCTGGCAGATCGTGCCGCGCCGGCTGATCGCGCTGCAGTCGGACCCGGATCGGGCGCGTGCGGCCCGGGCGAATCAGGCCATGCTCGGGATGCGCAAGCTCGACATCGCCGCGCTGGAGGCCGCCGCCGACGGCCGCTGA